The following proteins are encoded in a genomic region of Gossypium hirsutum isolate 1008001.06 chromosome D05, Gossypium_hirsutum_v2.1, whole genome shotgun sequence:
- the LOC107906134 gene encoding transcription factor MYBS3, producing the protein MTRRCSHCSNNGHNSRTCPTRGGGGVGCGGVKLFGVRLTDGSIIKKSASMGNLSSAHYHSSSSAAASPNPDSPSSDHVRDSNHVPDGYLSDEPTAHTSSNPRGERKRGVPWTEEEHRLFLIGLQKLGKGDWRGIARNFVVSRTPTQVASHAQKYFIRQSNVTRRKRRSSLFDMVPNDMATDTPAVREEQVLPPSSRVEADNSNSTPSLNLCLNSEFEHRETAAQETVKGTEETMMVSSGYTPIVHSFISPYAPVAYPFWPPNLAPNDEGKGIEASQHQVLKPVPMFPKEPVNVDELVGMSQLCIGESEKGHREPSPLSLKLLGEPSRQSAFHANAPVGATDLGKGKTGAIQAV; encoded by the exons ATGACTCGGCGATGCTCGCATTGTAGCAACAACGGCCACAACTCCCGCACCTGTCCCACGCGCGGTGGCGGTGGCGTTGGCTGCGGAGGAGTGAAACTATTCGGCGTTCGTTTGACGGACGGGTCGATAATCAAGAAGAGTGCAAGTATGGGAAATTTGTCGTCAGCGCACTACCATAGCTCGTCATCAGCGGCCGCTTCGCCTAATCCAGATTCTCCTTCTTCGGATCACGTCCGTGACTCGAACCACGTGCCCGACGGGTACCTCTCTGATGAGCCCACCGCACACACCTCATCTAACCCTCGCGGAGAGAGAAAGAGAG GTGTTCCATGGACTGAAGAGGAACATCGGCTCTTTCTAATTGGCCTCCAGAAATTAGGGAAAGGGGACTGGCGGGGAATAGCTCGAAACTTTGTTGTATCAAGGACACCAACTCAGGTAGCAAGTCATGCCCAGAAGTATTTCATCCGTCAAAGTAATGTTACCCGAAGAAAGAGACGTTCAAGCCTTTTCGACATGGTTCCAAATGATAtg GCTACAGATACACCGGCAGTTCGGGAAGAACAAGTTTTGCCACCGTCTTCACGTGTAGAAGCGgataattcaaattcaacaccTTCATTAAATCTTTGTCTCAACTCTGAATTTGAACACAGAGAAACTGCAGCACAAGAAACAGTTAAAGGAACCGAAGAAACCATGATGGTATCAAGCGGATACACACCCATTGTCCACAGTTTCATCTCACCTTACGCACCTGTTGCTTACCCATTTTGGCCACCAAATCTAGCCCCTAATGATGAAGGGAAGGGCATAGAGGCATCTCAACATCAAGTACTGAAGCCTGTTCCGATGTTTCCCAAGGAACCTGTGAATGTAGATGAACTAGTTGGAATGTCTCAGCTCTGTATAGGAGAGAGCGAGAAAGGGCATAGAGAGCCTTCACCACTATCCTTGAAACTGCTAGGAGAACCATCAAGACAATCTGCATTTCATGCAAATGCCCCGGTTGGTGCCACAGACTTAGGCAAGGGCAAAACTGGTGCTATCCAAGCTGTCTGA